The genomic region ACCGGAGCCGATATTATACGGGAAAGAAGGAGACTGGTATCAAGCCTTGAAAAAAGAATGAAAAGGATTATGCTGGGGATATCAGAAGGTACCGAAGATGTGAGTTTGCGTTACAGAACCAGTATAGGTGAGGATGGGGAAGAATACCGGAGTTTAATGGATATACTGGCAAAAAATAAAGAAAAGGAAATTGAACACGGAATATGTTTATACGGCCCCCACAGGGATGAGATCGAAATACTGTTAAACAGCAAGAATTCCAGATATTACTGCTCTCAGGGACAGCAGAGATCTTTGGCCCTTGCATTGAACATTGCAGTTATGGAGGAAATAGAGGAAAAAACGCGAAAAACCCCTGTTTTACTCCTTGATGATGTTATGTCGGAACTGGATGAAAATCGCCGTAATTATTTGTATGATTTAATAAAGGATAAGCAGGCTGTTATAACTTCTACCGATAAGACCCAATTCCGGATTTCAGATGATAAGGTATCGTACGTAAAAATAAGAAATGGTACAGTGGTTAGAATTTAAATTATTATTAAATATTACCAAATCTGATTGGGTGATATAATGTTTTTGCATATTGGCGGAGATTATATGGTTTTTACTAAAGATATTGTAGCAATAATTGATATGGAAAGATCAACCGTATCGCAGGATACACGAAATTTTTTGAAAACATCGGAGGAAGAAGGTTTCATTGTTAACGTGGATGAAAATGAACTTCCAAAATCAATTATAATAACACAGGGAAAATACAGTAATAAAGTTTACCTCTCTCCAATTTCAACAACCACTTTATATAAGCGGTTTATGAAAAAAGAGTAATAAAAAAGAAATGGAGGAATAGTTTAAATGAACAGTGAAGTAGAAAAGGATAAAAAATATGATGAAGAACAGATACAGGTTTTGGAAGGCATAGAAGCGGTAAGAAAAAGACCTGGTATGTATATAG from Thermoclostridium stercorarium subsp. stercorarium DSM 8532 harbors:
- the remB gene encoding extracellular matrix regulator RemB encodes the protein MFLHIGGDYMVFTKDIVAIIDMERSTVSQDTRNFLKTSEEEGFIVNVDENELPKSIIITQGKYSNKVYLSPISTTTLYKRFMKKE